A window of Coregonus clupeaformis isolate EN_2021a chromosome 28, ASM2061545v1, whole genome shotgun sequence contains these coding sequences:
- the LOC121557856 gene encoding muscarinic acetylcholine receptor M2, protein MEMFNFTNFTYWNASEGNDAGPVIEPESPYKTVEVVFIVLVAGSLSLVTVIGNILVMLSIKVNRNLQTVNNYFLFSLACADLIIGLCSMNLYTVYIVIGYWPLGPVVCDLWLALDYVVSNASVMNLLIISFDRYFCVTKPLSYPVKRTTKMAGMMIAAAWVLSFILWAPAILFWQFIVGGRTVPERECYIQFFSNAAVTFGTAIAAFYLPVIIMVILYIQISIASKSRVKKETRKPSGPNPEALSTEQARGSNAVKPINNNVTAVDTEQGRTQATDDVANQHDGKLQNGKGPSTTGGEGEMEGKDGGRENCAHGEEKESSNDSTSGSAAASNHKDEEVVPSRANCNAELVQHPTRHRAKAGGSKLTCIKIKTNSPKGDCYTPSNTTVEIVPATEKQNHVARKIVKMTKQPPKKKKAPPSREKKVTRTIMAILVAFVATWTPYNVMVLINTFCSSCIPSTVWTIGYWLCYINSTINPACYALCNVTFKKTFKHLLLCQYKNIRSAR, encoded by the coding sequence ATGGAGATGTTCAATTTCACCAACTTCACCTACTGGAATGCCTCTGAAGGCAATGACGCAGGGCCTGTCATTGAACCTGAAAGCCCATACAAGACTGTGGAGGTGGTGTTCATTGTATTGGTGGCTGGGTCCCTCAGCCTGGTCACCGTTATTGGAAATATCCTGGTCATGCTTTCCATTAAAGTTAATAGGAACCTACAGACTGTCAACAACTACTTTTTATTCAGCCTTGCATGTGCTGACCTAATCATCGGGCTGTGTTCCATGAACTTGTACACAGTTTACATAGTGATTGGCTACTGGCCCTTAGGGCCTGTGGTGTGTGATCTGTGGCTAGCCTTGGACTATGTGGTGAGTAACGCATCTGTCATGAACCTACTCATCATCAGTTTTGACAGATACTTCTGCGTCACAAAGCCCCTCAGCTATCCTGTCAAAAGGACCACCAAGATGGCAGGGATGATGATTGCTGCTGCCTGGGTCCTCTCCTTCATTCTGTGGGCCCCGGCCATCCTTTTCTGGCAGTTCATCGTGGGCGGGCGGACAGTGCCTGAGAGGGAGTGTTACATTCAGTTCTTCTCTAATGCAGCAGTCACCTTCGGCACGGCCATCGCAGCCTTCTACCTGCCCGTTATCATCATGGTCATTCTCTACATACAGATCTCTATAGCCAGTAAAAGCCGGGTGAAGAAGGAGACCAGGAAGCCGTCAGGTCCCAACCCAGAGGCCCTGTCCACTGAGCAGGCAAGGGGCAGTAATGCTGTTAAGCCCATCAACAACAACGTGACAGCAGTAGACACAGAGCAGGGCAGGACCCAGGCCACAGATGACGTGGCCAACCAGCATGACGGCAAACTGCAGAACGGCAAGGGCCCGTCCACCacgggtggagagggggagatggagggcaAGGATGGGGGCAGGGAGAACTGTGCCCacggagaggagaaagagagctcCAACGACTCGACATCTGGCAGTGCAGCTGCGTCCAACCACAAAGACGAGGAAGTGGTGCCATCCAGAGCAAACTGCAACGCCGAGCTTGTTCAGCATCCAACCCGCCACCGGGCCAAGGCAGGCGGCTCCAAACTCACCTGCATCAAGATTAAGACCAATTCTCCCAAGGGGGACTGCTACACGCCCTCCAACACCACGGTGGAGATCGTCCCCGCCACGGAGAAGCAGAACCACGTGGCGCGGAAAATCGTGAAGATGACCAAGCAGCCGCCCAAAAAGAAGAAAGCGCCACCGTCTCGGGAGAAGAAGGTGACCCGTACCATCATGGCCATCCTAGTGGCCTTCGTGGCCACCTGGACCCCTTACAATGTCATGGTGCTCATCAACACCTTCTGCTCCAGCTGCATCCCCAGCACGGTCTGGACTATCGGCTACTGGCTGTGCTATATCAACAGCACCATCAACCCCGCCTGCTATGCCCTCTGCAATGTCACTTTCAAAAAGACGTTCAAACATCTCCTCCTCTGCCAATACAAAAACATTAGGTCAGCTAGATGA